A genomic window from Deinococcus detaillensis includes:
- a CDS encoding AfsR/SARP family transcriptional regulator has product MGPPSLQIGGQDLFFKTRKALALALYLALEGPQPQDALLELLWPDSPHSGSLRTAALHLRQALGEQAWRLQTQWCGLSLDLSGAFVDAHTLGQLSAEQALAWKPGLFLAGLHLKGNPAWDDYLMLRAETLAAEYDRRLAELCRALAEQGDYDHACELARRRSELDPLSENACSQWGWVLGLAGLPQKAASIQAAFARRFTQVFGFGPLSAGLRPEEGGQFFSPPFPNKAQREAVVA; this is encoded by the coding sequence ATGGGCCCGCCGTCTTTGCAAATCGGTGGCCAAGATTTGTTCTTCAAAACCCGCAAAGCGCTGGCTTTGGCGCTGTATCTGGCGCTGGAAGGGCCGCAGCCGCAAGACGCCTTGCTCGAACTCCTCTGGCCCGACTCGCCCCACAGCGGCTCGCTGAGAACGGCAGCGCTGCATCTGCGCCAGGCGCTGGGTGAGCAAGCTTGGCGGCTGCAAACCCAGTGGTGCGGCTTGTCGTTAGACCTTAGCGGCGCTTTTGTAGACGCCCACACGCTGGGCCAGTTGAGCGCCGAGCAAGCGCTGGCATGGAAGCCGGGCCTTTTTCTGGCGGGCCTGCACCTGAAAGGCAATCCGGCGTGGGACGATTACTTGATGCTGCGGGCCGAGACGCTCGCCGCCGAATATGACCGCCGCCTCGCGGAACTGTGCCGCGCGTTGGCCGAGCAAGGAGACTATGACCACGCCTGCGAATTGGCCCGCCGCCGCAGCGAACTCGATCCGCTTTCAGAAAATGCTTGTTCGCAGTGGGGCTGGGTGCTGGGCCTTGCCGGATTGCCGCAAAAAGCTGCCAGCATCCAAGCGGCGTTTGCGCGGCGTTTTACGCAGGTGTTCGGTTTTGGGCCGCTCAGCGCGGGCCTGCGCCCAGAAGAAGGCGGCCAGTTCTTTTCCCCTCCCTTTCCCAACAAGGCGCAGCGGGAAGCGGTGGTGGCTTAA
- a CDS encoding ABC transporter substrate-binding protein yields MKRTLSLLLLSALSLAAAQKVATPIAIGIAVAQTSNASLFGQEQVIGAKLAEKFLNARGGVGGTPIKLVFQDTSGDEAGAINAFQNLISKDNVVGIVGPTLSQQAFSADPIADRAKVPVIGPSNTAKGIPQIGAYISRVSAPVTAIAPNALKQALKINPKLKKVAVLYAQNDAFSTSETGIFQQTAKDLDLNIATVQKFQTTDNDFTTQVTAVLGENVDLVIISGLANDSGNLIKQLRQLGYKGLIVGGNGLNSSSMFPICGQYCDGVIVAQAYSPTQSSAANQLFAREYKAQYKKDPPQFAAQAYTGVQVFVDALKVLDHKRKIADWDLGELRVALNKQILIGKYKTPLGELSFDKDGDIVQQAFYVAQIKMKDAKNGTFVFLK; encoded by the coding sequence ATGAAACGAACCCTCAGTTTACTTCTGCTCAGCGCCCTCAGCCTCGCCGCCGCTCAAAAAGTCGCCACGCCCATCGCGATTGGGATTGCGGTAGCGCAAACCAGCAACGCTTCGCTCTTCGGTCAGGAACAGGTGATCGGAGCCAAACTGGCCGAGAAATTTTTGAATGCACGCGGCGGCGTGGGCGGCACCCCGATCAAACTGGTCTTTCAAGACACCAGCGGCGATGAAGCCGGAGCCATCAACGCCTTCCAGAACCTGATCAGCAAAGACAACGTGGTCGGCATTGTGGGGCCAACCCTTTCTCAGCAGGCCTTCAGCGCCGACCCCATCGCCGACCGTGCCAAAGTGCCAGTAATTGGGCCGAGCAACACTGCCAAAGGCATTCCGCAGATCGGCGCGTACATCTCCCGCGTTTCTGCGCCGGTCACGGCGATTGCGCCCAACGCGCTCAAACAGGCCCTCAAGATCAATCCCAAGCTCAAGAAAGTGGCGGTGCTCTACGCCCAGAACGACGCTTTCTCAACCTCTGAGACGGGGATCTTCCAGCAGACGGCCAAGGACCTCGATCTCAACATCGCCACCGTGCAAAAGTTTCAGACCACCGACAACGACTTCACCACCCAGGTCACGGCGGTGCTGGGCGAGAACGTGGATCTGGTGATCATCTCCGGGCTGGCCAATGACAGCGGCAACCTGATCAAGCAGCTGCGTCAACTCGGCTACAAGGGGCTGATCGTGGGCGGCAACGGCCTGAACAGTTCCAGCATGTTCCCCATCTGCGGCCAGTACTGTGACGGCGTGATTGTCGCGCAGGCCTACAGCCCCACCCAATCGAGCGCCGCCAACCAGCTGTTTGCCCGCGAATACAAGGCCCAGTATAAAAAAGATCCGCCTCAATTTGCGGCCCAGGCGTACACCGGCGTGCAGGTCTTCGTGGACGCCCTCAAGGTGCTCGACCACAAGAGGAAGATCGCCGACTGGGATCTGGGCGAACTCAGAGTGGCCCTGAACAAACAGATCCTGATCGGAAAATACAAGACACCCTTGGGTGAACTCAGCTTCGACAAAGACGGAGACATCGTGCAGCAGGCCTTCTACGTGGCGCAAATCAAGATGAAAGACGCTAAGAACGGCACCTTCGTCTTTTTGAAGTAA
- a CDS encoding acyl-CoA thioesterase, whose product MSRDDFSPSLPGQPPSGARMLELVFPKDTNYHGTAFGGFVLSLMDKAASVAAVRHAKHHVVTARMDAVDFHLPVRLGDALALEAQVIRVGRTSMTVRVDVFRETLTTGEQQLATNGTFVFVAVDLDGRPVVVPPLATGNEAQN is encoded by the coding sequence ATGAGCCGCGACGACTTTTCTCCTTCCTTACCCGGCCAACCGCCCAGCGGCGCACGAATGCTCGAACTGGTGTTTCCCAAAGACACGAATTATCACGGCACCGCTTTTGGCGGCTTCGTGTTGTCGCTGATGGACAAAGCCGCTTCGGTGGCCGCCGTAAGGCACGCCAAGCATCACGTGGTCACCGCCCGCATGGACGCGGTGGATTTTCACCTGCCCGTGCGCTTGGGCGACGCGCTGGCCCTAGAAGCTCAGGTCATCCGGGTGGGCCGCACCTCCATGACCGTGCGGGTAGACGTTTTCCGTGAGACGCTGACTACCGGCGAGCAGCAACTGGCCACCAACGGCACTTTCGTGTTCGTGGCGGTTGACCTTGATGGCCGCCCTGTGGTGGTGCCGCCGCTGGCGACAGGCAACGAAGCGCAAAACTAA
- a CDS encoding branched-chain amino acid ABC transporter permease, with protein sequence MELSGFLQNVLNGLAIGSVYAIFALGYTLVFSILGIINFAHGAVFTLGAYFTYTLISGQFSDNGLLKGLNLFPNGSPLAGSAWGFALSALVGSLLAGVVAVIIERLAFRPMRTRSADPLLALVSSLGVALVIVNLIQILVGAESYSFPDGIYGNLPPALLFHLGDKTIIIRTVQVIIFAVSMVLLLILGWVIGRTRTGKALRAVAENPGTASLLGISVDRFVIITFFLSGLLGGLAGTLVGSSFGIAGPYFGVTFGLKGLAVIVLGGLGSIPGAVVGGLVIGLAEAFVPAQYSAYKEAVAFALLFIILLVRPQGLLGQAQIQKV encoded by the coding sequence TTGGAACTGAGCGGTTTTTTACAAAATGTCCTGAACGGTTTGGCGATCGGCAGCGTCTACGCCATTTTTGCGCTGGGCTACACCTTGGTGTTCTCGATTCTGGGCATCATCAATTTCGCGCACGGCGCGGTGTTTACACTGGGCGCTTACTTTACCTACACCCTGATCTCCGGTCAGTTTAGTGACAACGGCTTGCTGAAGGGCCTCAATTTGTTTCCGAACGGCTCACCGCTGGCGGGCAGCGCCTGGGGCTTTGCCCTCTCCGCGCTCGTCGGCTCGCTGCTGGCGGGGGTGGTGGCCGTCATCATCGAGCGCCTCGCCTTCCGGCCCATGCGGACGCGCAGCGCCGACCCGCTGCTGGCGCTGGTGAGTTCGCTGGGCGTGGCGCTGGTGATCGTCAACCTGATTCAGATTCTGGTGGGCGCGGAGAGCTACTCGTTTCCCGATGGCATTTACGGCAACCTGCCGCCCGCGCTGCTGTTTCATCTGGGCGACAAAACCATCATCATCCGCACGGTGCAGGTCATTATTTTTGCCGTCAGCATGGTGCTCCTGCTGATTTTAGGCTGGGTCATCGGACGCACCCGCACCGGCAAGGCGCTCAGGGCCGTTGCCGAAAATCCCGGCACCGCCTCGCTGCTGGGCATCAGCGTAGACCGCTTCGTCATCATCACCTTTTTTCTGTCGGGACTCCTCGGCGGCCTAGCTGGAACGCTGGTCGGCAGTTCGTTTGGCATCGCGGGACCGTATTTTGGCGTCACCTTCGGCCTCAAGGGGCTGGCCGTCATCGTGCTGGGCGGACTGGGCAGCATTCCCGGCGCGGTGGTGGGCGGGCTGGTGATCGGGCTGGCCGAGGCGTTCGTGCCTGCCCAGTACAGCGCTTACAAGGAAGCGGTGGCCTTTGCGCTGCTGTTTATCATTTTGTTGGTGCGTCCCCAGGGTCTGCTGGGCCAGGCGCAGATTCAAAAGGTTTAA
- the lon gene encoding endopeptidase La, whose amino-acid sequence MPTDKSPTDKSAVPDVPTPIIPFNIPVCPVRGSVIYPTMVQHIDASRAISIAAIEAAMEEEKVILIVSQRDKDVDDPTGEDLYDVGTACNVLRVRKNPDGTVQMLVTALSRVRVARYTQTEYLRADVQEIAVKSGKVVEIKALTRELTSKFESVIQGGKGLTSDAVQAIQSKEDPSELADFIAFHMDFRLEDKQAVLEEGNLNSRLKKVLTLLDAEQEVMAVQQKIRSQVKEEIDRNQREYYLREQMKVIQKELHGGEDGETDETEELRTKIEALELAPDVKKEIDRELNRLSRMHPDAAEASVIRTYLTWVTELPWNVRSDDQLDVNEAARILDEDHYGLEKVKDRVLEYLAVRQLRKARAERGEIDSTDVNKGPILVFTGPPGVGKTSIAQSIAKALGRKYVRIALGGARDESDIRGHRRTYIGAMPGRLIQGLRTAGTKNPVVLLDEVDKLGNGNQGDPSSALLEVLDPAQNFSFTDHYLGVPFDLSEVMFIATANYPEQIPPALMDRMEVIDFSSYIEAEKLEIAKRYLLPRQLNQNGLKSNQIQITDAALERLISNYTREAGVRNLEREIGTVARKVARRLAGGEAKRVKVTDKELDRYLGQSRYTPETEAREDTVGLATGMFYTPVGGDILFIETSVSPGKGLLLTGQIGDVMKESARAALTYIKTNAERFHIDKDKIDNSEIHVHFPAGAIPKEGPSAGGAIATSLISALSGIPARHDVAMTGEITLTGRYLPIGGLKEKVLGARRAGIKHIIMPKSNEADLRDIPLHLRSSMAFHPAENLDQVLDVAIVGGLAALERSHERVLPPVMGGEGGTEPLKKAPRRKRGVETPATA is encoded by the coding sequence ATGCCAACCGACAAGAGCCCAACCGATAAAAGCGCTGTTCCAGATGTTCCCACCCCCATCATTCCCTTTAACATCCCCGTTTGCCCAGTACGCGGCAGCGTGATCTACCCGACGATGGTGCAGCATATCGATGCCAGCCGCGCCATCAGCATTGCGGCTATCGAAGCGGCGATGGAAGAAGAAAAAGTCATTTTGATCGTCTCGCAGCGCGACAAAGATGTGGACGATCCAACCGGCGAAGACCTCTACGACGTGGGCACCGCCTGCAACGTGCTGCGTGTGCGCAAAAACCCCGACGGCACCGTCCAGATGCTGGTCACGGCACTCTCGCGTGTGCGGGTGGCCCGCTACACCCAAACCGAGTACCTCCGCGCCGACGTGCAAGAAATCGCCGTCAAATCTGGCAAAGTGGTGGAAATCAAAGCGCTGACCCGCGAACTGACCTCAAAGTTCGAGAGCGTCATTCAGGGCGGCAAAGGGCTGACCAGTGACGCGGTGCAGGCCATTCAGAGCAAGGAAGACCCCAGCGAGCTGGCCGATTTTATTGCCTTTCACATGGACTTCCGACTTGAAGACAAGCAAGCGGTACTGGAAGAAGGCAACCTGAATTCGCGCCTCAAGAAAGTGCTGACGCTCCTTGACGCTGAGCAGGAAGTCATGGCGGTGCAGCAAAAGATCCGCAGTCAGGTCAAAGAAGAAATTGACCGCAACCAGCGCGAATACTACCTGCGCGAGCAGATGAAGGTCATTCAAAAAGAACTCCACGGTGGCGAGGATGGCGAAACCGACGAAACCGAGGAGCTTCGCACCAAGATCGAGGCGCTGGAACTCGCCCCCGATGTCAAAAAAGAAATTGACCGCGAACTCAACCGCCTGAGCCGGATGCACCCCGACGCCGCCGAAGCCAGCGTAATCCGCACTTACCTGACCTGGGTCACCGAACTGCCCTGGAACGTTCGCAGCGACGATCAGCTCGATGTGAACGAAGCCGCCCGTATTCTCGACGAAGACCACTACGGCCTGGAGAAAGTCAAAGACCGGGTGCTGGAGTACCTGGCGGTGCGCCAACTCCGCAAAGCGCGGGCCGAGCGCGGCGAGATCGACTCCACCGACGTGAACAAAGGCCCGATCTTGGTGTTCACTGGCCCTCCCGGCGTGGGTAAAACCTCAATTGCCCAGAGCATCGCCAAAGCGCTGGGACGCAAATACGTGCGGATTGCCCTGGGCGGCGCACGGGACGAGTCCGATATTCGCGGCCACCGACGCACCTACATCGGCGCGATGCCCGGACGCCTGATTCAGGGCCTGCGGACTGCCGGAACCAAGAACCCCGTTGTGCTCCTTGACGAAGTGGACAAGCTCGGCAACGGCAATCAGGGTGATCCCTCCAGTGCGCTGCTGGAAGTGCTCGATCCCGCTCAGAACTTCAGCTTCACCGATCACTATCTGGGCGTGCCGTTTGACCTCAGCGAAGTGATGTTCATTGCCACTGCCAACTACCCCGAGCAGATTCCGCCCGCTTTGATGGACCGCATGGAAGTCATTGACTTCTCCAGCTACATCGAAGCCGAGAAACTCGAAATTGCCAAGCGCTACTTGCTGCCGCGCCAGCTCAACCAGAACGGGCTGAAAAGCAACCAGATTCAGATCACCGACGCGGCCTTGGAGAGATTGATCTCCAACTACACCCGTGAAGCGGGCGTCCGTAACCTCGAGCGCGAAATCGGCACGGTGGCCCGCAAGGTGGCCCGCAGGCTGGCCGGCGGCGAGGCCAAGCGCGTCAAAGTCACCGATAAGGAACTCGACCGCTACCTCGGCCAGAGCCGCTACACCCCCGAAACCGAGGCCCGCGAGGATACTGTTGGCCTGGCCACCGGCATGTTCTACACGCCCGTCGGCGGCGACATCCTGTTTATCGAAACCTCGGTCAGCCCCGGCAAGGGTCTGCTGCTCACCGGCCAGATCGGCGATGTGATGAAGGAGTCGGCCAGAGCGGCGCTCACCTACATCAAGACCAACGCCGAGCGCTTCCACATCGACAAAGACAAGATCGACAATTCCGAAATTCACGTCCACTTTCCTGCCGGAGCCATTCCCAAAGAAGGCCCCAGCGCGGGCGGCGCGATTGCCACCAGCCTCATCAGCGCTCTGTCGGGCATTCCGGCGCGGCACGACGTGGCCATGACCGGCGAGATCACCCTGACCGGGCGGTATCTGCCGATTGGCGGCCTCAAGGAGAAGGTGCTGGGCGCTCGCCGGGCGGGCATCAAGCACATCATCATGCCCAAGTCCAACGAAGCCGACCTGCGCGACATTCCGCTGCACCTGCGCTCCAGCATGGCCTTCCACCCCGCCGAGAACCTCGATCAGGTGCTGGACGTCGCCATCGTCGGCGGCTTGGCGGCGCTGGAACGCAGCCACGAACGTGTGTTGCCCCCAGTGATGGGCGGCGAGGGCGGAACCGAGCCGCTCAAGAAAGCTCCCCGCCGCAAACGGGGTGTGGAAACTCCGGCGACGGCGTAA
- a CDS encoding single-stranded-DNA-specific exonuclease RecJ: MAEFEVSPMLAQVLFARQLRRHHLEPVLTLTPNAGLLEAAQRLVVAIKAGKRIRIHGDYDADGVSATATLVWGLREVGANVHGFIPHRLNEGYGVHPDRVTEHAEAADVLVTVDCGVTNLEEVRSLLSLGVEVIVTDHHSPGPDFPKCLVVHPKLTQDYDPALHNLTGAGVAYHLLWAIYNELGLPAPLHLTPLATLGTVADVAPLVGENRALVVAGLAEFERTELPGVRALMNGKKTVTARDVGFVLAPRINAAGRMGEAEVALELLTTTHKLEAEKIAIYLEIKNAERRVIQDKMFKEALTLADPEDPALVITHDDWHPGVMGIVASKLLEAHYKPVYIVAQGKGSVRSTPGISAVQGLYYSAPLLKRFGGHPGAAGFSLEMDNFAAFRDSIHAYARQFPRPLPSVRLDALLPAACADLDFAAEIRRFEPFGEGHRPPLWHLRDTLESAKLIGQDKKTLSFKVGGVRGIKYSEGRTRSGPHDFAINLNRNEWNGRENAEFFGEALRSPAALSLAGEPDTGLLLERLDPKTAMGHLKTGAAVYASGEVAAYLQSNVPSLMLLADAADLPGAEFTSEVVLYALPPEDTLRRWLAQGKVSFAWGPKTLGELEGHTLGRRAVLSGLDYTEPGARERAAEIYRRLQWAHLYRSLDDEGFSRAVRAMLDLRVNLAAGDQTEAKDKTWAAD; the protein is encoded by the coding sequence ATGGCCGAGTTTGAAGTCTCCCCGATGCTGGCTCAGGTGCTGTTTGCCCGTCAGCTTCGCCGCCATCACCTTGAGCCTGTCCTGACGCTGACGCCCAACGCGGGCTTATTGGAAGCAGCACAGCGTCTTGTAGTGGCTATTAAGGCAGGCAAACGCATCCGCATTCACGGCGATTACGACGCTGACGGGGTGAGCGCCACCGCCACGCTGGTCTGGGGGCTGCGCGAGGTGGGCGCGAATGTTCACGGCTTTATTCCTCACCGCCTCAACGAAGGCTACGGCGTTCACCCTGACCGCGTCACGGAGCACGCCGAGGCCGCTGACGTGCTGGTGACGGTGGACTGCGGCGTGACCAACTTGGAAGAAGTCAGGAGCCTGCTCTCTCTCGGCGTGGAAGTGATTGTCACCGACCACCACTCGCCGGGGCCGGACTTTCCCAAGTGTCTGGTGGTGCATCCTAAGCTGACGCAGGATTACGACCCCGCCCTCCACAACCTGACCGGCGCGGGGGTGGCTTACCACTTGCTGTGGGCCATCTACAACGAACTGGGCCTCCCCGCCCCGCTGCACCTCACCCCGCTGGCGACCCTCGGCACGGTGGCGGACGTGGCCCCGCTGGTGGGCGAGAACCGCGCTCTGGTGGTGGCGGGCCTAGCTGAGTTTGAGCGCACCGAGTTGCCCGGCGTGCGGGCGTTGATGAACGGCAAAAAAACCGTGACGGCCCGCGACGTGGGCTTTGTGCTGGCTCCCCGCATCAACGCGGCGGGCCGGATGGGCGAAGCGGAAGTGGCCTTAGAGCTGCTGACCACCACCCACAAACTCGAAGCCGAAAAAATTGCCATTTATCTCGAAATCAAAAATGCCGAGCGCCGCGTCATTCAGGACAAGATGTTCAAAGAAGCCCTGACGCTGGCCGACCCCGAAGACCCGGCGCTGGTGATCACCCATGACGATTGGCACCCCGGCGTGATGGGCATTGTCGCCAGCAAGCTGCTGGAAGCGCATTACAAGCCGGTGTACATCGTGGCGCAGGGCAAGGGCTCGGTTCGCAGCACGCCGGGCATTTCGGCGGTGCAGGGGCTTTACTACTCGGCCCCACTGCTCAAGCGCTTCGGCGGCCATCCGGGTGCGGCGGGATTCTCGCTGGAGATGGACAACTTCGCCGCCTTCCGCGACAGCATTCACGCTTACGCCCGCCAGTTTCCCCGTCCACTGCCGAGTGTGCGGCTCGACGCGCTGCTGCCCGCTGCCTGCGCCGACCTCGACTTTGCGGCTGAAATTAGGCGCTTCGAGCCGTTTGGTGAAGGCCACCGCCCGCCGCTGTGGCATTTGCGCGACACTTTGGAAAGCGCCAAATTGATCGGCCAAGACAAAAAAACACTCAGTTTCAAAGTGGGCGGCGTGCGCGGCATCAAGTACAGTGAGGGCCGCACCCGTTCGGGGCCGCATGACTTTGCCATCAACCTCAACCGCAACGAGTGGAATGGCCGCGAGAATGCTGAGTTTTTCGGTGAGGCATTGCGCTCGCCTGCCGCTCTGAGCTTGGCGGGCGAGCCGGACACTGGCCTCTTACTGGAACGTCTAGATCCCAAAACAGCGATGGGCCATCTCAAAACCGGCGCGGCGGTCTACGCTTCGGGCGAGGTGGCCGCTTACCTGCAAAGCAATGTCCCCAGCTTGATGTTGCTGGCTGACGCCGCCGATTTGCCGGGCGCTGAATTCACAAGTGAGGTCGTGCTCTACGCCCTGCCCCCTGAAGACACCCTGCGGCGCTGGCTGGCACAGGGCAAAGTCTCGTTCGCGTGGGGGCCAAAGACCCTGGGCGAGTTGGAAGGTCATACGTTGGGCCGCCGCGCCGTGCTGAGCGGCCTCGATTACACCGAACCCGGAGCGCGGGAGCGGGCCGCCGAAATTTACCGCCGCTTGCAGTGGGCGCACCTTTACCGCTCGCTGGACGATGAAGGTTTTTCGCGGGCGGTGCGGGCCATGCTGGATCTGAGGGTAAACCTCGCTGCGGGTGACCAGACGGAAGCCAAAGACAAGACATGGGCCGCCGACTGA
- a CDS encoding DNA polymerase/3'-5' exonuclease PolX yields the protein MLPFTQKAAASALETTADLLEVLGAEAFRAQAYRSAARSIEALTNWDEAAQKNFQGVPKVGSALAGALGEALQTGSFGPLTEALAQLPPGVVELLGVRGLGPKKVRALWQGGFDSLEALREGLDDGSVTALKGFGAKTAATLLEAVEFVLAAQGRQRMNTAHQIAEQLAARLAHLNARASGDVRRNLETTRSVRVTVSATPEEIRAALPELALEQVDKRPVLSGIWEGVPIELPYAAAEVRGALDLMMGGGAAYREGLRSEAARQGFDLNGRGLHRVHQEGGKQGSGETLNTPTEQDVLAALGLPFRPAEYRETEHDAVWESLPELAELVTPQDIKGFIHTHSTWSDGAASLGEMVDAAQQLGGYLGTADHSRSAFYANGLSPERLRAQIKEVRELQRAGLPVIAGSEVDILEDGSLDFDDELLSELDYVVASVHSHFTLSEAAQTERLIKAVSHPLITVLGHATGRLLLRRPSYALDLDAVLDACEAHQTVVEINASPYRLDIDWRFALRYRSRLKFALNTDAHAVHGLSDIRYGALVARKAGLTAAEVVNTLSQADFLAFVAAQRRSRSSAS from the coding sequence ATGCTTCCCTTCACCCAAAAAGCCGCCGCCAGCGCTCTAGAAACCACCGCCGATCTGCTGGAAGTGCTGGGCGCGGAAGCGTTTAGGGCGCAGGCTTACCGCTCCGCCGCCCGCAGCATCGAAGCGCTGACCAATTGGGACGAGGCCGCCCAGAAGAACTTTCAGGGCGTGCCCAAAGTCGGCTCGGCGCTGGCGGGCGCACTCGGCGAGGCCTTGCAGACCGGCAGCTTTGGCCCCCTCACTGAGGCACTGGCCCAACTGCCGCCCGGCGTGGTGGAGTTGCTGGGCGTGCGCGGGCTGGGGCCAAAAAAAGTCCGCGCCCTCTGGCAAGGCGGATTCGATTCGCTCGAAGCGCTGCGGGAAGGACTGGACGACGGCAGCGTGACGGCCCTCAAAGGCTTCGGCGCGAAGACGGCGGCCACTTTGCTGGAAGCGGTGGAGTTTGTGCTGGCCGCGCAGGGGCGGCAACGCATGAACACCGCCCACCAGATCGCCGAGCAACTCGCAGCGAGGCTGGCCCACCTCAATGCCCGCGCCAGCGGTGATGTGCGCCGCAATCTGGAAACCACCCGCAGCGTCCGCGTCACCGTCAGCGCCACGCCGGAGGAGATTCGCGCCGCCTTGCCTGAGTTGGCATTAGAGCAAGTCGACAAGCGCCCGGTGCTGAGCGGCATCTGGGAAGGCGTGCCGATTGAACTCCCTTACGCGGCGGCAGAAGTGCGCGGGGCTCTGGATTTGATGATGGGCGGCGGCGCGGCTTACCGGGAAGGCTTGCGCTCGGAAGCGGCGCGGCAGGGCTTTGATCTCAACGGGCGCGGGCTGCACCGTGTTCATCAGGAGGGCGGCAAGCAGGGCAGCGGCGAAACGCTGAACACGCCCACCGAACAAGATGTGCTGGCCGCGCTGGGTCTTCCCTTTCGCCCCGCCGAGTACCGCGAAACCGAACACGACGCCGTGTGGGAAAGCCTGCCCGAGCTTGCCGAGCTAGTTACGCCGCAGGACATCAAAGGCTTCATCCATACTCACTCCACCTGGAGCGACGGCGCGGCGAGTTTGGGCGAAATGGTGGACGCCGCGCAGCAGTTGGGCGGCTACCTGGGGACGGCAGATCACTCGCGCAGCGCCTTTTATGCCAACGGTCTGTCGCCCGAACGGTTGCGGGCGCAAATCAAGGAAGTGCGCGAACTCCAGCGGGCGGGCTTGCCGGTCATCGCGGGCAGCGAAGTGGACATTCTGGAAGACGGTTCGCTCGACTTTGACGACGAGTTGCTGAGTGAGCTGGACTATGTGGTGGCCTCGGTGCATAGCCACTTCACGCTCAGCGAGGCGGCGCAAACCGAGCGGCTGATTAAGGCCGTTTCACACCCCCTGATTACCGTTCTGGGCCACGCCACCGGCAGGCTACTGCTGCGCCGTCCCAGTTATGCACTTGACTTAGACGCCGTACTGGACGCCTGTGAAGCCCACCAAACAGTGGTGGAGATCAATGCCAGCCCTTACCGCCTGGATATAGATTGGCGTTTTGCGCTGCGTTACCGCTCCCGTCTCAAATTCGCCCTCAACACCGACGCACACGCCGTCCACGGCCTGAGTGACATCCGTTACGGCGCACTGGTGGCCCGCAAAGCCGGACTGACGGCTGCCGAGGTGGTCAACACCTTGTCACAGGCCGACTTCTTGGCGTTCGTGGCGGCTCAGCGGAGAAGCCGAAGCTCAGCTTCATAG
- a CDS encoding histidinol-phosphatase HisJ family protein, with the protein MHLPPHLFDSHLHTPLCNHAEGSPREYAQAALDLGLSGVCFTDHIPMPAWFDAEWRMKRGQLDEYVQTVKDVQREFEGRLVVRLGLEADFHPGTERYVAQILEEHPWDYVIGSVHYIGAWGFDNPAFKDEYQQRDLAGLYRHYYALVEGAARSTLFDAIGHLDLPKKFGDTDPDGMAALHALDVIAMQGLSLDFNTAGWRKPVKEAYPAPDLVRAAATRGIAFVLGSDAHAPAEVGYRFGDAVKEINDVEGVIVSYAGRERVG; encoded by the coding sequence ATGCATCTTCCACCGCATTTGTTCGACTCTCACCTGCATACGCCGCTGTGCAATCACGCTGAAGGCAGTCCCCGTGAGTACGCGCAGGCGGCCCTGGATTTGGGCCTCTCGGGCGTATGCTTTACCGATCATATCCCCATGCCGGCTTGGTTTGACGCCGAGTGGCGTATGAAGCGCGGGCAACTTGACGAGTACGTGCAGACAGTTAAAGACGTGCAGCGGGAATTCGAGGGCCGCTTGGTGGTGCGCCTGGGTCTAGAAGCTGACTTTCACCCCGGCACCGAGCGGTATGTGGCGCAGATCCTTGAAGAACATCCGTGGGATTACGTAATCGGCAGCGTCCATTATATCGGAGCTTGGGGCTTTGACAATCCGGCCTTCAAAGACGAGTACCAGCAGCGCGATTTGGCTGGCCTTTACCGCCACTACTACGCTTTGGTGGAAGGGGCGGCCCGCAGCACGCTCTTTGACGCCATCGGCCACCTCGATCTGCCCAAAAAGTTCGGCGACACCGACCCCGACGGTATGGCCGCCCTGCACGCGCTGGACGTGATCGCCATGCAGGGCCTGAGCCTCGATTTCAACACCGCCGGTTGGCGCAAGCCCGTGAAGGAAGCGTACCCGGCCCCGGATCTGGTGCGGGCCGCCGCCACGCGGGGCATTGCCTTCGTGCTGGGCAGCGACGCCCACGCCCCCGCCGAAGTCGGCTACCGCTTTGGCGACGCCGTCAAGGAAATTAACGACGTGGAAGGCGTGATTGTCAGTTACGCGGGGCGCGAGCGGGTGGGGTAA